The genomic window ACTGAATAAATTAATGTTGAAAAATGCAATTAACATCACATTTCTTAAAATATCTTTATCCTTAATCATAGCCAATAAAGTGGTTAAAAATGGGCTATGAATCACATTTTCAGGTTTGGTCTCTGGAAGCTTATAACAAGCCCATAACAATAACCCTACGGCTAAAATGGCTAATCCAACAAAAACGGCTTGATATCCGCCTATGCTGACTAATAAAGATCCAATTAGCATGCCAAGTGCTGGGCTAATAGCAATCGCAATTCCCATAATAGAGAAAACTTTAGCTAATTGAGGGCCTTGGTAACTATCTCGCATCGCTGTTTGTGTACCAATCGACCCCACAGCAGCACCAAAAGCAGATAACATACGCATGAGTAATAATAGGGCAAAGTGAGAAACAAAAAGAGCACCAATAGATGCAACGCCATATAGCAACAACCCTGCTAATATCGTGGGTCGACGACCAATGACATCACACATTCTCCCCCAGAAAACCACACCTAAGGCAAATGCGAAAAAATAGAATGAAAGTGTTTGAGAAGCACTTTGCGCACTGACTTGAAAAGCGCTAGCAATATCTGTTAATGCTGGGCTGTATATAGTTTCTACAATTTGTGGAAACATCATCAAGGCTACAGCCAACCATAATGAAAGAGATGATTTCATCTAAGTTATCCTATTTTATCATTAATTTAATAGGCAAGATTTTAGTGGCATTTTTATTGTCTTATTACAATAATAAAGACTAATAATATCAAAAACAGGACTTGTTATGGCTTGGCTTTCGCAACAAGATAAGTTTGAAACTCATTGGTATCAGGCGCCTATTTTAGGTATTGCAGCTGAAATGGGGCAGCATGATTCGGGAATGCATCATCATGATATGGGGCAATTATTGTTTACTCAACAAGGTTGCATTCTAATCTCATTACAAAATCACCTCTCGTTATTGCCACCGGGTAGAGTGGCTTGGTTGCCTCCCAACATGATTCATCGAGCACAAATGAAGTCATCTGTTGGTTACCGCTCAGTTTATCTTAATCAGCATTATTCTAATTTTATGGGGAATGAAGTCGCGATTTTAACGGTAAGTCCATTATTAAGAGAAATTCTCGAATGTATTGCTGTGGCGCCGTTTGATAGTAATTGGCAGCAAGGAAGGCTGGCAAACTTACTGCCTGTTTTTATTGATGAGCTACAAAGTGCAACAACAGAACCAACACTGTTATCTATTCCACAAGATCGCCGAATTCATGATTTGAATATGCAGATACTTCCGCCAACATTGATTGAATTAGCGCAAAAAGTTGGTGCAAGTGAAAAGACAATTTCGCGTATTTTTATCCGCGAAACAGGAATGAGCTATCAAGCTTGGCGTCAGCAATGGCGGTTTATTAAAGCAGTGGAGTTACTTGCTTAAGGAAAAGCTTATCATTTTATTACTCAAGAATTGGGATTAACGAGTGATAGTGCTTTTATAAGTTTTTTTAAAAAAATGAGCGGTAAGACGCCTAAAGCCTATCAGAATGGGCAGTAAAAAAGAAAAGCCCCGAAAACGAGGCTTTGATATGTAGGGAATCGAATTTAATTGAATTATTATTTTTTGGAGATATTTGTATTGAAATCACGTTTATCATAACCAGTATATAGCTGGCGCGGACGTGCAATTTTCAATCCGTCATCATGCATTTCGTTCCAGTGAGCAATCCAGCCAATGGTTCGTGCAATTGCAAAAATAACGGTAAACATAGATGAAGGAATACCCATAGCTTTCAAGATGATACCTGAATAGAAATCAACATTCGGGTAGAGTTTCTTCTCAATGAAATACGGGTCGTTCAGTGCGATACGCTCCAACTCCATTGCAACTTCAAGTAGGCTATCATTTAAACCAAGTTCATTTAATACTTCGTGGCAAGTTTCACGCATGACTGTTGCACGAGGATCATGATTTTTATAAACGCGGTGACCAAAGCCCATTAGGCGGAAAGAGTCATTTTTATCTTTTGCGCGTTTAATAAAATCAGGAATATATTCAACGCTTTTGATCTCTTCCAGCATACGCAAGCAAGCTTCGTTAGCACCACCATGAGCAGGTCCCCACAGAGAGGCAATTCCCGCAGCAATACAAGCAAATGGGTTAGCGCCAGAGGAGCCAGCAGTACGCACTGTAGACGTTGACGCATTTTGCTCGTGATCAGCATGTAGGATCAAAATGCGATCCATTGCGCGCTCAAGTACTGGGTTTACAACATATTCTTCACAAGGCGTAGAGAACATCATGTGCAAGAAGTTACCCGCGTAAGACAAGTTATTACGTGGATAAACAAAAGGTTGACCAAT from Providencia sneebia DSM 19967 includes these protein-coding regions:
- a CDS encoding citrate synthase; translation: MADNKAKLSTESGSEIEVDILSPTLGQKVIDVRSLGSKGYFTYDPGFTSTASCESKITYIDGEKGVLLHRGFPIDQLATEATYLEVCYILLYGEAPTQEQYDTFRNTVTRHTMIHEQITRMLNGFRRDSHPMAVLCGVTGALAAFYHDALDISNPRHREITAYRLLSKMPTVAAMCYKYSIGQPFVYPRNNLSYAGNFLHMMFSTPCEEYVVNPVLERAMDRILILHADHEQNASTSTVRTAGSSGANPFACIAAGIASLWGPAHGGANEACLRMLEEIKSVEYIPDFIKRAKDKNDSFRLMGFGHRVYKNHDPRATVMRETCHEVLNELGLNDSLLEVAMELERIALNDPYFIEKKLYPNVDFYSGIILKAMGIPSSMFTVIFAIARTIGWIAHWNEMHDDGLKIARPRQLYTGYDKRDFNTNISKK
- a CDS encoding multidrug effflux MFS transporter — encoded protein: MKSSLSLWLAVALMMFPQIVETIYSPALTDIASAFQVSAQSASQTLSFYFFAFALGVVFWGRMCDVIGRRPTILAGLLLYGVASIGALFVSHFALLLLMRMLSAFGAAVGSIGTQTAMRDSYQGPQLAKVFSIMGIAIAISPALGMLIGSLLVSIGGYQAVFVGLAILAVGLLLWACYKLPETKPENVIHSPFLTTLLAMIKDKDILRNVMLIAFFNINLFSYYQLAPFHFEQLMLSQQQFGLTGILLAIGVGIGSVLNRYLLAKNQSPETLVKLASLISLISGALVFALIHSAWFILPVIGIVIGYGVAIPNILAHALNRYNDRKGTAGAILGLFYYIGLAIGLIVAGWSQHLGAVMLISGVILMGVSIRYRVQAH